In Halomicrobium zhouii, the sequence AGGTGACGTGACTCGTCCAGTAGACCCCTGTCTGGGTACGTATTCGCCGCCAGGGCTCGAACACTGTGAGACGTTCCGGGCGTGCGGCCTCACTTCGTTCGGCCGTTCCGGGGCTGCGACTCACAAGCTCGAGCCCTGTCTGGGTACGTATTCGCCGGCGACGATGCTCGGAGCAGCAGCTCCTCGCGTTGTGGTCCCCAAGTACTCGCGGCTCACTTCGTTCGCCGCTCGTGAAAACGCTGGTTCCTCACTTCGTTCGGAACCAGCCAACACGCCGCCGCCAGGGCTCGAACACTGTGAGACGTTCCGGGCATGCGGCCTCACTCCGTTCGGCCGTTCCGGGGCTGCGACTCACAAGCTCGAGCCCTGTCGGATCGCGCTTCCACCGCTCACGGAGACGAGCACACGCTACGCGGTGCTCGTCGGTGAAGTTCGCGGAAGGAAGCGCCGCCGCCAGGGCTCGAACACCGAAAGACGGTCCTGCTCGTTCACTCCGTTCACTGCGCAGGCGTGCGACTTTCGAGCCCGACCCCTGCCGGGTAGCGTCTTTCGGAGTGCTGACCGCTCGCTCCGCTCGCGGTTTTGCACTCCGAAAATGACGCCGCCGCCAGGGCTCGAACCTGGGACAACCTGGGTAACAACCAGGTGCTCTACCAACTGAGCTACGGCGGCTCGCATTCACGGATAGCCCGAGTTGTTGTATAGGACTTTCGCTTTCCGTCCTGCATCGACACGCTTTCACGCACGCCGGGGAAATTCCGGGCCATGAGCGAGGAGTTCGACGCCGTCGTCGAGCGGGTCCGCGAGCGGGTGACGCCCGACGCCGGAGAGCGGGCCAAGCTCGAAGCCGTCGCCGACGAGGTCGTCCGGCGGGCCGAGGCCGCCATCGCGGATCTCGACGTCGACGCAGCTGTCGTCAGGGTCGGATCCACGGCACGGGGGACCTGGACGGCCGGCGACCGGGACGTCGACGTGTTCGTCTGTTTTTCACCGGATCTCGACCGCGAGCGGCTGGAGCGCTGCGGGCTCGACGTCGGTCACACTGTCCTCCCCGAGGGCCACGAGGAGTACGCCGAGCATCCGTACGTCAAGGGCCCCGTCGACGGGTACGACGTCGACCTGGTGCCCTGCTACGCCGTCGACGACGCCACCGAGGCCCAGTCGGCCGTCGACCGGACGCCGTTCCACACCCGCTACGTCGAGGAGCGGATCGACGACGACCTGGCCGCGGACGTCCGGGTCGCAAAGCAGTTCGGCAAGGCCATCGGCGTGTACGGCAGTAACCTGAAGACGCGGGGGTTCTCGGGCTACTTGACCGAGTTGCTGGTTCTCGAGTACGGCGGCTTCCGGCCGCTCGTCGAGGCCGCCGCAGACGACTGGCATCCCCCAGTCCACTTCGACCCGGAAGACCACGGCCAGCAGTCCTTCGACGACCCGCTGGTCTTCGTCGACCCGACGGACCCCGAACGCAACGTCGCGGCCGTCGTCGCTTCCGACGCCGTCGCCCGGTTCCAGCACTACGCCCGCGAGCTGCTGGCAGATCCGCGGGAGTCGCTGTTCGAGCCGTCCGATCCCGACCCCATCGACGCGGCAGCAGTCCGCGCGGCCATCGATCGACGGGGGACGACGCCCGTCGCGATTTGCTTCGACGCGCCGGACCTGGTCGACGACCAGCTCTGGCCCCAGCTCTACCGCTCGGTCGACGGTGTAACGAGTGAACTCGACCGTCGTGGGTTCGACGTGCTCCGGGCCGCGGCGTTCGCCGACGAGTCGGCCACACTGTTCGTCGAACTGGAAGTCGCCGAGCGACCGGCCGTCGAGCGCCACGACGGCCCGCCGGTCCACGTCGGCGAGCACGCCCGCGGCTTCTACGAGAAGTACGCCGACACCGACGCCGCCGGCCCCTTCATCGACGGCGACCGGTACGTGGTCGAACGGGAGCGGGCGCACCCGAGCGCTCCCGACCTCCTCAGGAGCGACGCCCTCCTGGACGTCGCACTGGGCGCTCACGTCGAGTCGGCCCTGGAGGAAGGCTACGAGGTACTCGTCGGTGAAAACGTCGCCACACTCGCAGAATCGTTCGGCGTCGAACTGGCGCGTTACTTCGACCCGAAGCCCTGATCGAGGAGGTCGTCGATGACCTCGCGGGCACCCTCGCTCACGTCGCCCTCCGGCGGCTGCGGGTCGTAGCTCGCGATCGTCTTGTTGACCGTCGCGATGCTGTCGGCGAGCGTGTCGAGGCTGTACCCGCCTTCGAGGACGAACCCGAGGCCCGCGTCGCACTCCGCGACCAGCTCGGTCAGTCGCTCGGTCATGAGCCCGTACCCTTCGGTAGAGACCCGCATCCTGGATATCGGGTCGTGCTGGTGGGCGTCGAACCCGGCGCTCACGAGGACGAGGTCGGGGTCGTACTCCCGCAGCGTGGGGAGGATGACCTCGTCGAAGGCGGCGAGATAGCCGACGGTGTTCGTCCCCGGCGGGAACGGGACGTTGAGGTTCCGCATGTCGCCGTCCCCCTCGCCGGTCTCGTCGATTTCGCCGGTCCCCGGGTAGAGGCCAGACTCGTGCAGGGAGACGTTGAAGATGTCACCACGGTCGTAGCAGATGTCCTGGCCGCCGTTGCCGTGGTGGACGTCCCAGTCGACGATGGCGACGCGGTTGGCGCCAGCCTCCAGGGCCGCCTGCGCGCCGACGACGACGTTGTTGACGAAACAAAAGCCCATGGCGTCGTCCTCGACGGCGTGGTGGCCCGGCGGCCGTCCGAGGGCGAACGGCGTCTCGCGCCCGTCGGCACCGTCGAGGGCCTCGGTGGCCGCCCAGGCGGCGATGCCGGCGCTCGCGATGGCGGCGTCCCAGGTTGCCTCGACGGCGACGGTGTCGGCGTCCCAGTCACCGCCGCCGTCGGCGCAGAAGCGCTCGAACTCGTCGACGTAGTCGGCGTCGTGGACGCGCTTGACGAGGTCGGCGTCGGCGTCGGGCGGCGCGACGTAGTCGACGTCGTGACACTCCGCGAGGCGACGCCTGATCGCCCGGAGCCGGTCGGCACTCTCCGGATGGCGTGGGCCGGTGTCGTGGTCCAGGCAGACTTCGCGGTAGCCGAAGTTCATTCAGTAGTACTGCTGCAGTTCGTAGTAGGTCTCGACGTCCTCGGCCTTGACGGTCCGCCGGTCGGCGTGACGGGCCAGGGTGGCCGCCGCGGCCGCCACGTCGTCGGCGTACGCTTCGAGGATGTCGGCCAGCGCCACGCGTGCGTCCATCGCGACCCGGTAGCGGTCGTCGATGTCGATGCGGGCGATGCGGTCGACCGGCGCGATGGGGAGTTCGATGTCGTCCTTGTCGCGCCCGCCTGCCACGCCGAAGTCCTGTGGCATCAGCGTCTTTCGCCCGTCCGCGGTCGCCTCGTCGGCCGCCGCCTCGGCGAGGGTCGCCCCGTGCTCCTGGATGCGACGGGACAGTTCCTCGACCGCTTCGGCGCTCACCCGCAAGCCCTCGGCGTTCCGGCGGATGACAGCGTCCACCGGGGCAGACGGTAACTCGACGCTCATACCACAACGCGGGGCTGTTGCCGCCTTAAGGGTTTCCGTAGCGCCGCTTGGCCGATTAGAACACGTCTTCGGCGTCGACCCGGCCGTCCCGCAGCTCGCCCCGGACCGTCACTTCCTGCCCGAGCGTCACTGTCTCGCCGGTTTCCACCGTCATCGTCTCCGTTCCGTCGTCGAGGACGACGGGGTCACCGGTCTGGACGACCGTGCCCGTGAACTCGACGTGTTCGCCGTCGGCCGGGCCGTCGTCGCCGGTGGCACCACCGGATCCGTTGTCGGCAACGGCACCGTCGTCGGCACCAGTGCCACCACTGCCGTCATCACCACCGGCGTCGCCAGCCACTGCTGCGGCCTCCGCCGCGGCGTGGTCGCCGCTCTCGTCACTATCGCTCCCGTTCGATCCGCCGCTCCCGCCCGAGCCGCCGCCGCCGGCGAAGTCGTCGAGTCCGGTCGAACTGCCGCCCGACCCGCCGGCGCTTCCCCCGGAGCCACCGGAACTCTCGGCGTTCCCACCGGACGGCGCCGTCGCACCGCTCTCGAGAACGGTGACGGTCGAGGCCCAGTTCGCGGAGGCCTCCACGTCGTCCTGCCAGCCGTCCTGGATCTCGACGTCGGCGACGAGCACCTCGTCGCCCGGGCCGATGTCCTTGTCCGCCTTGTCGCCCCAGAGCGCGACCCGGATGTCGCCCGTGTCGTCCTGGACGCGGATGTTGCGGACCTGGCCCTCGCTGCCGTCGTCGCGGTCGAAGGTCCGCTTGGGGTCGGCCGACCGGACGACGCCGGCGATGTCGACGGTGTCGTCGATTTCCACGTCGCCGATGGAATCGGCCTCGGGTTCGAAGGCGACCTCCTCGTCGACCTCGTCGACGGCGCCCTGGTCGCCGACGTGGAGTTCGATGCTGCCGTCGCGCTCGCGGACGTAGCCGTCGACGACCTCGACGGCGTCGCCGGGTTCCAGTTCGTCGGCGCGGTCGGCCCGCTCGTCCCACAGGGTCACCCGGATGCGGCCCGTCTCGTCGCCGAGCGTCAGGTTGGCCACGCGCCCTTCGCTGCCGTCGTCGCGGTCGAACGTCCGGATGGAATCGGTGTCGAGCACGAGCCCGCGGACGTCGACGTCCGACTGCCCCATTGTCAGCGCGTCGATGGAGGAGCCGTCGCCCGGTTCGACGTCGATTTCCACGTCCGGGTCGGGTTCCGCTTTGTCGACCGACACTTCCAGCCCGTTGTACCCCTCTTTCGGGCGGCCCTTGACCCGGAGGACCTCCCCGACCTCCAGCTGGCCGTCGTCGATGGAGGCCGCCTGTTCGTCCCAGAAGGTGAGCCGGATGGCGCCGCTCTCGTCGGCGGCCTCGACGTTGAGGACCCGGCCCTCCTCGTCCTCGCCGTCGCGCTCGAAGGTTCGCAGGTCGCCGATGGCCATCACCTTCGCGAGGAACTTCACCTCCTCCATCCCCGGTTCGACGTCGGCCACCGCGTTCACCTCGTTCTCCGACAGTTCGTGGGCGAGCAACATCGCCGCCGTCTCCTCGTCGGCGAGCCCGCCCATCTGCTCGACCTTCTCCTCGACGGCCTCCCGGAACGTCTCCTCGTCCACGTCAGTATCGAGATCCGCGTAGATGTCCTCTATCGCACCCATTTATCGTGTACTAGGCAGTGTAGGGCCGCGCTTAAGCGTTGTCGTTGCGCGAACGGCCGCTCGCTGTCCGGTGGTTTCCCGATCCGTCGCCGAGTGTCTCATAGGCGGACCTGTGCCGTCCTGCGGGATAAACCGTCGGACCGCCGGACGGAGAGAACGGAGACGTGACTGGCGCCGTCAGTCCCGGGTCGCCGTCGACACCGTCGTCGGGTCGTCACCGTGGCTGTGCCTGACCGTCACCTTGCCGGGCAGTCCGCCGTCGAAGGCGGCCGTCACCTCGTAGTCGAGTTCGGTGATGCACTCGGCACACATCTCCTCCTCGTCGCTCCGGTCCTCCGTGGCCACGAGCACCACCAGTTCGTCGGCGTCGGCGTGGTAGCTCGCGTCCGCGAGGCGCGCGGTCTTGCACGCGTCCGACCCCCAGATGGTGCCGGTGACGACCACCTCGCCCGCGTCGGCTTCGAACGCGACGGCGGCCTCGTCGGTCTGCTGGCCACAGCCGGCGTGGACGAGGGAGAGCGACGCGTCGGCGAGCGACACGGCTGTCCCGTTTCCATCGCCATCGTCTGTCTCGTTTCCGTCGCCACCGTCTGTCTCGTTTCCGTCGCCACCGTCTGTCTCGCTCTCGCTGGGCGTCCCCTCGTCGCCGTTCTCGTCCGCGACGCACCCGGCCAGCGCGACGGCGCCGAGGCCGGCACTGACCCGCGCGAGCATCGTCCGTCTGTGCATATCCGCCTCTTTCCGTGAGCGGGGCAAGTCCCTTCTGGTCAGTCAAATCGGATTTTGAGCGTTCGCAGTGCCAACGCCTCGCAGTCGGCCGGTCGAACCGTAACCCCTTTACAGAGGTCCGCGCTACGGATAGATGAGTCCGGGTAGGGTAGTGGACTATCCTCTTGGCTTGCGGAGCCAGGGACCGGAGTTCGAATCTCCGCTCGGACGTTTTCCTTCCACCAATCGACGAGCGACAGCGAGGAGTCCGTGTTGCTGGAGAACTCCATGGAGATTCGAACACGACAGTCGCAGCCCCGGAACGACGAGCGAAGCGAGTCGCACGCCCGGAACGTCTGTCACCTGTTCGAATCTCCGCTCGGACGTTTCTGCCGACGCCACCCCGCGAGCGGCGGCGTCGGCGAAACTCCGTCCAGGCGTGTCCAGGTTCTGGCCCGGAGTCCCTACACACACCCTGGGAACTCCTCGCCCTGGATGTGGACCGAGTCCACCCAGTCGGGGCGCTCGTCGCCCGACTTCGTGAAGCGCGACCGCGAGTCCATGTAGGACATGATGAGCGCGCGTCGCCACTGGTCGGTCGTGTTCGGCGCGGTGAAGTGGGGCAGCAGGCAGTGCTGGAAGAGGGCGTCGCCGGGTTCCATCGGGAGGGGAACGGCGTCCTCGTGGGTGAAGTCGCGGTCAGCGATGACGATATCGGTGTCGTACTCGACGGCCTCGTGGCCCATGACGCCGTCTCTGTGCGCCCCGGGGACGACGTTCATGCAGCCGTTCTCCGGGGTCGCCTCGTCCAGCGCGATCCAGACGGTAACGTGGTCCATCGGCTGGATGGGGTAGTAGGCGGCGTCCTGGTGGAACCCCTTCTCGCTGCCGACCTCCGGGGGTTTGAACATCGCGGCGCTGCGGAGCAGTTTGAGGTTCGGGCCGAGCAACTGGGCGGCGACGTCGGTGACGGCGTCGTTCTCGGCGACGTCGCGGAGGACGTCGTCGGACTCGACCATGTCGAGGCCCTCGAACTTGCGGACGGCGTCGCCTGGGTCGTCGACGTCGACTTCGCCGCGCTCGACGGCGGGTTCGATCTGGCGCTGGAACCCCGCCACGTCGCGGTCGCCGTGGGTGTACTCGCGCAGGCGGGTCTTCACGCGGTCGACCGTCGCCGGCGAGAGCGCGTCCTCGACGACGACGTACCCCTCGGACTGGTACTGGCGAAACTGCGCGTCGGTCAGTCGCATAGTTACCACAGGCGGGTACCACAGCGTAATGGTTGCGATCAGTGGCGAGAGTCCCGGTAACCGTTGCCCTGGCGCCTGGTACGTAGCGCATAACTACTGGGTATTCAGCTGACCATCTCCCATGGCGACGCCAGAACGCACGGGTAGTTCGGCGTCACGCGACGTCGCGACGGTCTGGCTCCGGTTGCTCCTCGTCGCAGCCGTCGCCCTCGTCGAGACGCTCGTCCTGGGGGTCTGGCTCGTCCTCGTGTGGACCTCGCCGACCCTCTCGCTGGCGACGGGGTTCGCGTTCGCCGTACTGGCCGGTGGGCTGGTCGTCGCGTTCTTCGGGACCGACCTCGCCGTCAACGGGTCGGCGGCGTCGTTTCCCGGGCTGCGAGCGATCGCGGTCGTGCTGTTCGAGGTCGCGGCGTGGGCGCTGTGGCTCCTGGTCGCCAGTCGCGTCGACGGGCTCGCCGGTATCGCCGCCGCTGGCGCCGCGTTCGCGCTGGTGCTCGTGCCCCAGCACACCGTCGCGGACAACGTCCTCCGGGGGGAGTCGCTCGTCGCGACGCTGGTCGACTTCGACGCGCTGGGGGCCAGCCTCGTCCAGGCCGGCGGCGCGACGCTGTGGCTGCTGTTCACTCTGCACGAGGCGTTCGTCGCCGAGTTACTGACCGACGCGGAGGCGGCGTTCGGGGAGCAGGTGCCCGTCGACCTCACGACCATCGACCCGGGACTCGTGGGGCTGGCGGCGCTCGCCGCGGCGCTGTTCGTCGAGCACCTCGTCGGCGTGTCGTTCTCGCGCCACGGCTGACCGGGCCGCGGAGGTATCCCTGGCTCGCAGCAGTTTTCCCGGCGCCCGCCGAACTGGATGGTATGCGCGCCCACCTGCGTGCCGGTGTGGCCATCTACGACGAGGGCCGGTACCACGTCGCCCACGACGCGTGGGAGGACTACTGGCTCGACCTGGAGTCCGGGACAGACGACGAGCGCCTGCTCCACGGCCTCATCCAGTTTACCGCCGTCGTCCACCACGCCCGGGATCGCAACTGGTCGGGCGCCGTCGGCCTTGCCGAGAGCGCCGGCGAGTACCTCGCCGACCTGCCCGCGGAGTATCGGGGTATCGACCTCGATTCGGTCCGAGAGTTCCTCGCGCGGACGGCCGCCGATCCCGAACACCTCGAACGCGTCGGCCCGCCGCTGCTGACCTACGACGGGGAGTCGTTGGGCTACGACGACCTGGACTTCGAGTCGACCGCCGTCGCCGCGGCGGTCCTCGCCGAGGCGGACGGTTACGACGAGACGGCGATGGAGCGGGCCATCGAGTACGCCCGCGAGGAGGTCGACGCCGGGACCAGCGGAACGTACACCGGCCTGGTGTTCTCGTTCGTCCGCGACCCGGACAAACGGGGGGTCGTCTTCCAGCGACTCGCCGAGCACGTCCAGCGCGAGCGCAGCAGGGAGGCCGACGTCGAGGGGCTGTTCGACTAGCGCTGCGGGCCTGCCGCGCTCACCGGGAGCTGACCGATCGTCCAGCGAACTACACCGAGGACAGCACTTTATCCACCGGGCGAGTACACCCGGTGTCTATGTCTCAGGAGTACGAAGCCGAACGGGCGGTTTCACGCGAGGACGCGGCGACGGCGCTCAGACAGCTGGCCGACGGCGTGGCCGCCGGGTCGGTCTCGATCGTTGCCGACGCGGGCCCCGTGGCCGTCGACATCCCCGACGACCTGACGTTCATCGCCGAACTCGAACAGTTCCAGGGCACTGTGGAACTGGAGGCCGAACTGGAGTGGCAGACCGACGACGGGGCCATCAGGGAACCGGCCGACGAGGCAGACTCAGCTGCCGACGCGGCCGAAGCCGCCTCCGACGCCGCGGAAGCGACCGCCGACAGCGCGGCGTCCGCTCCCGACGGGACCGAACCGGTCGAATCCGCCGCCGACCTCGTCGGCCCGGCGACAGATTCGGGTGCGCCGGCCGACGACCCTGCGAGCAAGGCCACGTTCGAACTGTTCCGCGACGCCGCCGACGAGTGGCGCTGGCGACTCCGCCACCGCAACGGGAACGTCATCGCCGACAGCGGCGAGGGGTACGACCGCAAGGCCGGCGCTATCAACGGACTCGAGAGCGTGAAGAGCAACGCGCCGCTCGCAGTGGTCGAAGAACAGTCGGGGGACTAGCGCCGCTCGTAGCGGTGGGTGCTCAGGCGTCGGGTTCGACGACCCGTTCCTCGCCCTCGAAGTGCGCGGAGTTGTCCTGTGGGTTGTAGCCCAGCGCCTCCTTCGCGCGTTCGAGTGAGTAGTACTTGCGGTCGTTGTCGGAGATGCCGTAGACGATCTCGAACTCGTAGTCGGCCTCCAGCGCGCACTCGTGGATGTGGGCGCAGTCGCGGTAGGAGAGCCACATCGCCTGGCCGCGCTCGTAGTCGATCGGTGGGTGGTTGCGCGTGAGGTTACCGATGCGGATATTGCAGACCTCGATGCCGTGCTCGTCGTGGTAGTACCGGCCGAGAATCTCGCCGGTGGCCTTGGAGACGCCGTAGAGGTTCCCGGGCCGGGGTAGCTCCGTCCCGTCGAGGAGGAAGTCGTCGTCGCTGCGGTACATCTCGGGCGTGCGCTGCTCGGTCTCGAAGGCGCCGACGGCGTGGTTCGAGGAGGCGTAGACGAACTTCTCGACGCCTTCCTCGACGGCGGCCTCGTACATCTTCTGGGTCCCGTCGATGTTGTTCGACAGCACGGAGTTCCACGGGGCCGTCTTCCGCGGATCCCCCGCGAGGTGGATGACTGCGCCGACCCCGGCGACCGCCGTCGCGACGTCTTCCTCGTCCGTCACGTCGCCGACCAGGTACTCGTGGTCGGGCTCCTCGACGGGCGGGCTGTGGAACATGAGCTTCCACTCGTAGGCGTCGCCGATCCCCTCCAGGATGGCCTCCCCCACGCCGCCGCCAGCCCCCGTGAGCAAGACTGGGTCGTCCATTCGAGTGGATACTGGGGAACCCACGATACGTAGCTTGCGATTTCGATTATGTGGAACGGGGATCGACGTGACGACGACTGGCGGTCTGTTTCCGTTGGACGGTCGAATCTAGGCGACGACGTACGCCACGGCGGCGAGCAGGAACATCGACGCGTGGGCGAGCAGGAACACAGCGCTCGCCTCGGTGAGCACTGGCCGGGTGACAGTTCCCTCCCCGGTTCCGCCGAGCCACGCAGCAAGGTACCGTCGATACAGGGCGATGCCGGCGCCGAGCGGGACGGCGTACACGCCGAGCAGGAAAGCAAAGCTACCCAGGAACCCCAGTCCGCCCGGGATGCCACGGACGCTCGAGAGTATCGCGCCACCGGCCGCAGCCATGGCCACGTACAGCGCGAACACGACGGCGACGTGTGCTATCGGATCTCCGACGACGCTGCTTCGACCGCGAACGCGTCTGCGAACGAGCACCGTCGCGGCGAACGAGGCCACGACGGGAGCGAGTGCGACGCCACTCCAGAACACCCACGGTCGTTCGAAGAACGGTCGTATTGACATGTTCACCGAATCCGATGCTTCGCCAATAGTTGTTACCCTCGGGACAAACGCGGCTCTCGCAGCGGAAGTTTCACCGCCGTCGAAGCTGGCCCGACACCCTTTCCTCCCCACCGACCGACCCCCCTTCGCATGGACCCGACGGACGACCAGGTCGCCTGTTTCGAGGCGGGGATCAAGTTCGGCTCGCTGTACCACCAGTTTGCGGGGACGCCGGTGAGCCCCGAGAGCGCCGACTCGCTCGCGCGTGCGATAGAGGAGGCCATCGAGAACCAGCCCCACTGCGAGGAGGTTCAGGTGAGCATCCGCGAGGAGGCGTTGCGGGCTGCCATCGACGCGGGTGACGCCGACTACGTGGAGTTTACCGGCGAGTTCGCCGACGTCGACGTCGTCGTCGAGTACGAGGGCGTCACCGTCGAGACGGCGATGCGGATGGACGGCGACTACCCACTGATGGCCATCGAGGACGTCCGGGAGTAGGCCAGCCACCGTGCAGCGTGACCGATCCCTCACGGAACCCACGGCCTCGCTTTCGAAAAACTCGCAGAGAGAACTCTCACGTCCGGCGATTACACTTTCACTTTCAGGCGGGCTTTTAATCCCTCACCGTGCGAACCGCTAGTCATGAGTCAGTCCACACTGGACGACGACGAACTGTTCGGCGAAGCGGCCAGCGAGATCCGCGAGGACGTGGAGTCGTCGCTGGAATCGGCCCGGGAGTCCCTCCCGGCGGCAGACGACGTCTGGGACGTCGAGGCGGACAACACCCTCGGCGTGCTCAACGCCCTGCGCTCGGCGTTCGACGTCGGCGACGCCGAGGACGAACTCCGCGACGCGAAGAAGTGGTACACCATGGGCGAGCGCGCCGACGCCTTCGAGGACGCCGACGACCTCGCCGAGGAGATAGAGACCGTCGGCGACCTGATTTCGGACGTCGAGGACGCGAAGGAACAGGTCGGCGACCTCGCCAGCACCGTCCCGCAGCTCCGGAGCCAGCTCGAGGAGTTCGAGGCCGAGAGCGAGGAGGCCACAGAGGACGAAGAGGCGGACGTCGACGCCGACGCGGACGCCGAAGCGGAAGCGGAGGCGTAGACGGCAGTCGGCGGGTCGATTCCCCGAACGCAGATCGTCAGGACAGGTCCCGGTCTCGCACGGCCGCGAGCAGGGCCGCCAGTGCCTCGCTCGCGTCGTCCAGTAGCCGTTCGCCCCGCTCGGCGCTCGCCTCGCGCGGGTCGCCGACGGTCCCGTTCTCGCTGAACTCGTCGCTGTCGTAGGCCAGGTTGACGCCGGACACCCACTCGCCCCAGCCGTCGGCTGCGCCCTCGGCCGCCTCGTCGAGACGGTCTTCGCGGACGAGGTCGGCGTCGAGGTGCTGGACCAGGCTGGTCTCCTCCGGGCCGCCGTGGCCCATGTCCGGTGCGTCGACCGAATCGAACCAGGTGAAGGGGACGGCGTACGCGTCGTCGGTGCGCGAGATGGTAGCGCAGACCTCCCGCAGTGGATCGACGTTGCCGCCGTGGCCGTTGACGACCACGACGCGGTCCCAGCCGTGATGGGCCAGGCTCTGGACCGTCTCGCGTACGTTCGCGCGGAAGGTGTCCGGGGAGACCCACAGCGTCCCGGCGAAGCGACGGTGTTCCTCGGCGACGCCCACCGGAATGGTCGGCGCGACGACGACCTCGCCGTCGAAGGCCGTTGCACCGGCGTCCGCGACGGCCGCGGCGGTGAGGGCGTCGGTTCCCAGCGGCGCGTGGGGGCCGTGCTGTTCGGTGCTGCCGACCGGCAAGATGGCGAGGTCGGTGTCGACCGACGCGGCGTCGGTCCACGTGGCCTCCGAGAGGTGCATGGCGGGGAAATTGTCGCCCGGGGCTACAAGGGTATCGGACGCTCGGGCGCCACTGGGCCGAACAGCCGTGTTCGTTCCCGCTGGCGATGCGAGGACGCGGACGGGAGTGGTCTGGAACTCAGACGATGGAGTCCGGGCGCGTCATGAAGTAGTTGAAGACGGCGCCGAGGCTGAGCCCGTAGAAGACGTGGGCGAGGAACGTCAGGATCACGTACGCCACGAGCGTGAGCCCGGACTGGCCGGTGTAGAACGCGAGCACGAACCCGGTCCAGATGGCGGCGCCGAAGAAGGCGCCCTTGACCGGGTCCGACTCCCCGGGGAGGTACTCCTTGAGCGAGGCGAACAGGAGCGGCCAGGGGATCATCCCGCCGAGCAGGAAGAGGAAGAAGCCGAACAGCACCCCCGGGACGTATCCCTCGAGGCCGATCATGCGCGTCAGGAGGGCGAAGGAGTCGGTGTCGAAGGCCCCGATGGACGCGGCGATCAACAGCCCCACGGTGAGCGCGGCAGTCCCGGCGAGGCCGCCCGCGGCCCCGACGATGCCGTCGCCGAGGATGCCGATCAGCGTGTCGAACTCCTGGTCGTCCTCGGTGACGTCGTCGACGTGGGACGGGTCGTCGACGTGCGAAGTATTGTCTACCATGGGTCGTTGTAACGTGGCAGTGGATAAAAAGGTTCCCGCGAGCGGCCGATGGGCCGGATTAGAGAGCGGTCCGGACGGGAACTGTGAACGTACCGTCTGTTCTCTATCTGGGACGAGTGACGAAATACCGGGGTAATCTGTCCAGGAGTGAGACGTTGTGTTCCTTTTACCCATTGATCGATTACAAACGTTTCGTAGCTGGGCGCCGGAATGAACAGGGGTTTAAGGATTTGCTGGCCCGAGGCTGTGTATGGACCGACGTTCGTACATCAAGTCTGTCGGCGGTACCGCAGTGGCACTCTCAGTCGCGGGTTGTACCGGCGACGGTGGCGGCGACGAGGCGACGGAGACGGACGACGAGACAGAGGCCGGGTCGCCGGCGGAATCCGAGACGGCCACCGAGGCCGTCACGACTGTCACGCCGGGGACGGCGCCGGGCTTCCCACCGTTCGAGATGAAAGAGGGCGGCGAACTCGTCGGGTTCGACGTCGACCTCCTGTCGG encodes:
- a CDS encoding single-stranded DNA binding protein — its product is MGAIEDIYADLDTDVDEETFREAVEEKVEQMGGLADEETAAMLLAHELSENEVNAVADVEPGMEEVKFLAKVMAIGDLRTFERDGEDEEGRVLNVEAADESGAIRLTFWDEQAASIDDGQLEVGEVLRVKGRPKEGYNGLEVSVDKAEPDPDVEIDVEPGDGSSIDALTMGQSDVDVRGLVLDTDSIRTFDRDDGSEGRVANLTLGDETGRIRVTLWDERADRADELEPGDAVEVVDGYVRERDGSIELHVGDQGAVDEVDEEVAFEPEADSIGDVEIDDTVDIAGVVRSADPKRTFDRDDGSEGQVRNIRVQDDTGDIRVALWGDKADKDIGPGDEVLVADVEIQDGWQDDVEASANWASTVTVLESGATAPSGGNAESSGGSGGSAGGSGGSSTGLDDFAGGGGSGGSGGSNGSDSDESGDHAAAEAAAVAGDAGGDDGSGGTGADDGAVADNGSGGATGDDGPADGEHVEFTGTVVQTGDPVVLDDGTETMTVETGETVTLGQEVTVRGELRDGRVDAEDVF
- the cca gene encoding CCA tRNA nucleotidyltransferase; translated protein: MSEEFDAVVERVRERVTPDAGERAKLEAVADEVVRRAEAAIADLDVDAAVVRVGSTARGTWTAGDRDVDVFVCFSPDLDRERLERCGLDVGHTVLPEGHEEYAEHPYVKGPVDGYDVDLVPCYAVDDATEAQSAVDRTPFHTRYVEERIDDDLAADVRVAKQFGKAIGVYGSNLKTRGFSGYLTELLVLEYGGFRPLVEAAADDWHPPVHFDPEDHGQQSFDDPLVFVDPTDPERNVAAVVASDAVARFQHYARELLADPRESLFEPSDPDPIDAAAVRAAIDRRGTTPVAICFDAPDLVDDQLWPQLYRSVDGVTSELDRRGFDVLRAAAFADESATLFVELEVAERPAVERHDGPPVHVGEHARGFYEKYADTDAAGPFIDGDRYVVERERAHPSAPDLLRSDALLDVALGAHVESALEEGYEVLVGENVATLAESFGVELARYFDPKP
- a CDS encoding HVO_2922 family protein; its protein translation is MSQEYEAERAVSREDAATALRQLADGVAAGSVSIVADAGPVAVDIPDDLTFIAELEQFQGTVELEAELEWQTDDGAIREPADEADSAADAAEAASDAAEATADSAASAPDGTEPVESAADLVGPATDSGAPADDPASKATFELFRDAADEWRWRLRHRNGNVIADSGEGYDRKAGAINGLESVKSNAPLAVVEEQSGD
- a CDS encoding histone deacetylase family protein, encoding MNFGYREVCLDHDTGPRHPESADRLRAIRRRLAECHDVDYVAPPDADADLVKRVHDADYVDEFERFCADGGGDWDADTVAVEATWDAAIASAGIAAWAATEALDGADGRETPFALGRPPGHHAVEDDAMGFCFVNNVVVGAQAALEAGANRVAIVDWDVHHGNGGQDICYDRGDIFNVSLHESGLYPGTGEIDETGEGDGDMRNLNVPFPPGTNTVGYLAAFDEVILPTLREYDPDLVLVSAGFDAHQHDPISRMRVSTEGYGLMTERLTELVAECDAGLGFVLEGGYSLDTLADSIATVNKTIASYDPQPPEGDVSEGAREVIDDLLDQGFGSK
- a CDS encoding histone; this encodes MSVELPSAPVDAVIRRNAEGLRVSAEAVEELSRRIQEHGATLAEAAADEATADGRKTLMPQDFGVAGGRDKDDIELPIAPVDRIARIDIDDRYRVAMDARVALADILEAYADDVAAAAATLARHADRRTVKAEDVETYYELQQYY
- a CDS encoding phytanoyl-CoA dioxygenase family protein — translated: MRLTDAQFRQYQSEGYVVVEDALSPATVDRVKTRLREYTHGDRDVAGFQRQIEPAVERGEVDVDDPGDAVRKFEGLDMVESDDVLRDVAENDAVTDVAAQLLGPNLKLLRSAAMFKPPEVGSEKGFHQDAAYYPIQPMDHVTVWIALDEATPENGCMNVVPGAHRDGVMGHEAVEYDTDIVIADRDFTHEDAVPLPMEPGDALFQHCLLPHFTAPNTTDQWRRALIMSYMDSRSRFTKSGDERPDWVDSVHIQGEEFPGCV
- a CDS encoding DUF309 domain-containing protein, which produces MRAHLRAGVAIYDEGRYHVAHDAWEDYWLDLESGTDDERLLHGLIQFTAVVHHARDRNWSGAVGLAESAGEYLADLPAEYRGIDLDSVREFLARTAADPEHLERVGPPLLTYDGESLGYDDLDFESTAVAAAVLAEADGYDETAMERAIEYAREEVDAGTSGTYTGLVFSFVRDPDKRGVVFQRLAEHVQRERSREADVEGLFD